The following are from one region of the Gryllotalpicola protaetiae genome:
- a CDS encoding DUF1684 domain-containing protein → MTSTLTDTPTGFADQWRAWHAAHEQNRASEHGFLAITSIRWLSDSPERFDDVPGAWSTGSDGILVELAEGEELEYEGAALTGRHAFGQLPERASWFAYWETPAGRAAVEIARRGGNDIVRPRHPDASIRSAYKGTPAYEPTPDFVVDGRFEAFAEPRPVTVGSVVDGLQHVYDAVGEVHFDLDGPRSLLAFNGHGGGLHFLFTDLTSGVTTYAANRSVNSTAPDEDGHVRIDFNRSTNLPCAYTPFATCPLPPAENRLGVAVEAGEKAPVTEETR, encoded by the coding sequence ATGACCTCGACGCTGACAGACACTCCGACCGGGTTCGCAGACCAGTGGCGCGCATGGCACGCGGCCCACGAGCAGAACAGGGCGAGCGAGCACGGATTCCTGGCCATCACCAGCATCCGCTGGCTCAGCGACTCGCCCGAGCGCTTCGACGACGTGCCGGGCGCGTGGTCCACAGGATCCGACGGAATCCTGGTCGAGCTCGCCGAGGGCGAGGAGCTCGAGTACGAGGGCGCGGCGCTCACCGGCCGCCACGCGTTCGGGCAGCTGCCTGAGCGGGCCAGCTGGTTCGCCTACTGGGAGACGCCGGCCGGCCGCGCCGCGGTCGAGATCGCGCGCCGCGGTGGCAATGACATCGTCCGCCCTCGGCATCCTGACGCTTCGATCCGCTCGGCCTACAAAGGCACACCCGCCTATGAGCCGACCCCCGACTTCGTCGTCGACGGCCGCTTCGAGGCGTTCGCCGAGCCGCGCCCCGTGACCGTCGGCTCGGTCGTCGACGGCCTGCAGCACGTCTACGACGCGGTCGGCGAGGTCCACTTCGACCTCGACGGGCCGCGCTCCCTGCTCGCCTTCAACGGCCACGGCGGGGGTCTGCACTTCCTGTTCACCGACCTGACGAGCGGCGTCACGACCTATGCCGCGAACCGCAGCGTGAACTCCACCGCTCCGGACGAAGACGGGCACGTGCGTATCGACTTCAACCGCTCGACCAATCTGCCGTGCGCGTACACGCCGTTCGCGACCTGCCCGCTGCCCCCGGCCGAGAACCGCCTCGGCGTCGCCGTCGAGGCGGGGGAGAAGGCGCCTGTGACCGAGGAGACCCGATGA
- a CDS encoding ABC transporter permease: MADITQTAVAVPSPHRAGAAGAAPTRTERQTRIHAALERVANPERVYPVTVGAGVAAWLAFGAISKFVPDNVDLPMAATGSIEQTTGFVVIVSLVIAAVWAAIWVLGSVRGPARAWAVRHLTHDAKWVLGAGLWFVFWEFSTAKTGLLAPPYFDAPQQILTSLWAERGILAESLGSSLLLLAVGFAVGLVAGLATGVTIGWFQAANYWVHPILIFIGPVPSLAWVPIVFVLFPSTYSGAVFMIALSVWFPITVLTRAGILSVPRSYYDVAQTLGAKGWFLVARISLPAALPSIFTGAFMALGASFVSLTVAENFGVNAGLGWYLNYMKGFGNYPGLYAGIVVLVLVCGAALTLLFRFRNFVLRWEKELTRW; this comes from the coding sequence ATGGCTGACATCACCCAGACGGCGGTCGCCGTCCCGAGCCCGCACCGGGCCGGGGCGGCGGGCGCCGCGCCCACGCGGACCGAGCGCCAGACCCGCATCCACGCGGCACTGGAGCGCGTGGCGAACCCCGAGCGCGTCTACCCCGTGACGGTCGGCGCGGGTGTCGCCGCGTGGCTCGCGTTCGGCGCGATCTCGAAGTTCGTGCCAGACAACGTCGACCTGCCGATGGCCGCGACCGGCTCCATCGAGCAGACGACCGGCTTCGTCGTCATCGTGTCTCTCGTCATCGCGGCCGTCTGGGCCGCGATCTGGGTGCTCGGCTCGGTGAGGGGCCCGGCACGCGCCTGGGCGGTGCGGCACCTCACCCACGACGCCAAGTGGGTGCTCGGCGCGGGCCTCTGGTTCGTGTTCTGGGAGTTCAGCACCGCGAAGACCGGTCTGCTCGCGCCGCCGTACTTCGACGCCCCGCAGCAGATCCTCACCAGCCTGTGGGCCGAGCGCGGCATCCTCGCCGAGAGCCTCGGCTCCTCGCTGCTGCTGCTCGCAGTCGGCTTCGCCGTCGGCCTCGTCGCGGGTCTTGCGACCGGTGTGACGATCGGGTGGTTCCAGGCAGCCAATTACTGGGTGCACCCGATCCTGATCTTCATCGGGCCGGTGCCGTCGCTCGCGTGGGTGCCGATCGTGTTCGTGCTGTTCCCGTCGACCTACTCGGGCGCGGTGTTCATGATCGCGCTCAGCGTGTGGTTCCCGATCACGGTGCTGACCCGCGCCGGCATCCTCTCTGTGCCCCGCTCCTACTACGACGTGGCGCAGACGCTCGGCGCGAAGGGCTGGTTCCTCGTGGCGCGCATCAGCCTGCCCGCCGCGCTGCCGAGCATCTTCACGGGTGCCTTCATGGCCCTCGGCGCCTCGTTCGTCAGCCTCACCGTCGCCGAGAACTTCGGCGTCAACGCGGGCCTCGGCTGGTACCTCAACTACATGAAGGGCTTCGGGAACTACCCGGGCCTGTACGCGGGCATCGTCGTGCTCGTCCTCGTCTGCGGCGCGGCGCTGACCCTGCTGTTCCGCTTCCGCAACTTCGTGCTGCGGTGGGAGAAGGAGCTGACCAGATGGTGA
- a CDS encoding LLM class flavin-dependent oxidoreductase, which produces MTASPFSLAVELDGVGAHPGGSHGLDAHELLSPSRLAAGVRAAERAGFTAATFADSPLSSGIDAIQRASFAAPQTSALGLIPVAHSVYSEPFHVATQLATVDFASYGRAGWIVGVDADPRIAVEYGREAVGPEHATAVATDAVEVARRLWDSWEDDAVIRDATTWRYLDRAKVHYIDFEGASFSVKGPSIIPRPPQGQLPVFADASSGVVGDVALVTSSAEATVAAARESGAALVWLELEVALDHAGLPGAERVDRLDGVTPWAREGFGRYVGDAAGLVDLLTELAGQFDGVRMHPAVLAEDLEELGRAVLPELRRLGVHTPPVVGSTLRESIGLPASVNRYASKASA; this is translated from the coding sequence ATGACCGCCAGCCCGTTCTCACTGGCCGTCGAGCTTGACGGCGTCGGTGCGCACCCAGGCGGCTCGCACGGCCTCGACGCGCACGAGCTGCTGTCGCCGTCGCGTCTCGCCGCCGGCGTGCGTGCGGCCGAGCGCGCGGGGTTCACCGCGGCGACCTTCGCCGACTCGCCGCTGTCGTCCGGCATCGACGCCATCCAGCGCGCGTCGTTCGCTGCGCCGCAGACGAGCGCGCTCGGGTTGATCCCGGTTGCGCACTCGGTGTACTCCGAGCCGTTCCACGTCGCGACGCAGCTCGCCACCGTCGACTTCGCGTCCTATGGCCGCGCCGGCTGGATCGTCGGAGTCGACGCCGACCCGCGCATCGCTGTCGAGTACGGCCGCGAGGCCGTCGGCCCCGAGCACGCGACCGCCGTCGCGACGGATGCCGTCGAGGTCGCCCGTCGGCTCTGGGACAGCTGGGAGGACGACGCCGTCATCCGCGACGCCACGACCTGGCGCTACCTCGACCGCGCCAAAGTGCACTACATCGACTTCGAGGGCGCGAGCTTCTCGGTGAAGGGCCCGAGCATCATCCCGAGGCCGCCGCAGGGACAGCTTCCGGTGTTCGCGGATGCCTCGTCCGGTGTCGTCGGCGACGTCGCACTGGTCACCTCGAGCGCCGAGGCCACGGTCGCCGCGGCGCGCGAGTCGGGTGCGGCGCTCGTCTGGCTCGAGCTCGAGGTCGCCCTCGACCACGCGGGCCTTCCCGGCGCCGAGCGCGTCGACCGGCTCGACGGCGTCACTCCGTGGGCGCGCGAGGGCTTCGGCCGTTATGTCGGCGACGCAGCCGGCCTCGTCGACCTGCTCACCGAGCTCGCGGGCCAGTTCGACGGCGTGCGCATGCACCCGGCCGTGCTCGCCGAAGACCTCGAAGAGCTTGGCCGTGCCGTCCTCCCCGAGCTGCGCCGCCTGGGCGTCCACACTCCGCCCGTCGTCGGCAGCACCCTGCGCGAGAGCATCGGCCTGCCGGCATCCGTCAACCGCTACGCATCGAAGGCATCCGCATGA
- a CDS encoding ABC transporter substrate-binding protein yields the protein MSDNTPTSPESEDQNVLPSGARIENTAADDLDAPKKVSRRGLLTGVGIGAAVVVAGGLGGWAFVASQPKKTANGLAVTKSWADKEIKITSPSGVCEAPLVVAYEKGYFTKAGLNVTLLKTGDGENVVEAVGSGKYTASNGIFFNYLDPIYNGTPVKLSGGLHHGCLDLYVKSDGPISKVADLKGKKIGVTSLQGSATNFFSLDLLDAGINSSPEAKQVEWVVITDQTLLPQALKDGKVDAIATAGGFLPVIQAVQDGWATELSNNRDLSKNANEPCCAVVLNDTFVAQDPVTAAKLVTAWAQGSRWAGANLEATAELEAGKYVAGTKDEILPVLKTLTFDPSPKNLHQVLEPGIKKYIKTGFLPANTNAKALADKAFVDLGLNF from the coding sequence ATGAGCGACAACACGCCCACCTCCCCCGAGTCTGAGGACCAGAACGTCCTGCCCAGCGGCGCGCGCATCGAGAACACCGCAGCCGACGACCTCGACGCCCCGAAGAAGGTGTCGCGCCGCGGCCTGCTGACCGGCGTCGGCATCGGCGCGGCCGTCGTCGTGGCCGGCGGCCTCGGCGGCTGGGCCTTCGTCGCCAGCCAGCCCAAGAAGACCGCGAACGGCCTCGCCGTCACGAAGTCGTGGGCCGACAAGGAGATCAAGATCACGAGCCCCAGCGGCGTGTGCGAGGCTCCGCTCGTCGTCGCCTACGAGAAGGGCTACTTCACGAAGGCCGGCCTCAACGTCACGCTGCTCAAGACCGGTGACGGCGAGAACGTCGTCGAGGCGGTCGGCTCCGGCAAGTACACCGCGTCGAACGGCATCTTCTTCAACTACCTCGACCCGATCTACAACGGCACGCCCGTCAAGCTCTCGGGCGGCCTGCACCACGGCTGCCTCGACCTGTACGTGAAGTCGGACGGCCCGATCAGCAAGGTCGCCGACCTCAAGGGGAAGAAGATCGGCGTGACGAGCCTGCAGGGGTCCGCGACGAACTTCTTCTCGCTCGATCTGCTCGACGCCGGCATCAACTCGAGCCCGGAGGCCAAGCAGGTCGAGTGGGTGGTCATCACCGACCAGACCCTGCTGCCGCAGGCGCTCAAGGACGGCAAGGTCGACGCGATCGCGACGGCGGGCGGATTCCTGCCCGTCATCCAGGCCGTCCAGGACGGCTGGGCCACGGAGCTCTCGAACAACCGCGACCTCAGCAAGAACGCGAACGAGCCCTGCTGCGCGGTCGTGCTGAACGACACCTTCGTCGCGCAGGACCCGGTGACCGCCGCGAAGCTCGTCACCGCGTGGGCGCAGGGCTCGCGCTGGGCGGGCGCGAACCTCGAGGCTACCGCAGAGCTCGAGGCCGGGAAGTACGTCGCCGGCACGAAGGACGAGATCCTGCCGGTGCTCAAGACGCTGACCTTCGACCCGTCGCCGAAGAACCTGCACCAGGTGCTCGAGCCGGGCATCAAGAAGTACATCAAGACCGGATTCCTGCCGGCGAACACGAATGCCAAGGCTCTCGCCGACAAGGCGTTCGTGGACCTCGGCCTCAACTTCTGA
- a CDS encoding PLP-dependent cysteine synthase family protein: MPNIHSSITELIGNTPLLELSKYSENRSLAGRIVAKVEYFNPAGSVKDRAAYAIIRQGELSEQLKPGGTIVDITSGNTGIALAALAARLGYTTKFYLSDNISPDKITLLEAYGAELVKIPNSEFTDPAFLPVFLERIQADNPDAFFANQLGNPANPQVHYETTGPEIWRDTDGEVAAIVGGVGTGGTISGTGRFLKEQNPDVFVAVAEPGPGSLPTPENPYPAEIDGVHKVSEVEAEFLPGNYDLAIADEVIALETQQARETARALAREEGLLIGTSSGAIVYAATQLAARPEFAGRIIVAVLPDTGERYLSAGTFG; this comes from the coding sequence ATGCCCAACATCCACTCCAGCATCACCGAGCTGATCGGGAACACCCCGCTTCTCGAGCTCAGCAAGTACTCCGAGAACCGCTCGCTCGCGGGCCGCATCGTCGCGAAGGTCGAGTACTTCAACCCGGCCGGCAGCGTGAAGGACCGCGCCGCGTACGCGATCATCCGCCAGGGCGAGCTCTCCGAGCAGCTCAAGCCGGGCGGCACGATCGTCGACATCACGAGCGGCAACACCGGCATCGCGCTCGCGGCGCTGGCCGCCCGCCTCGGCTACACGACCAAGTTCTACCTGAGCGACAACATCAGCCCCGACAAGATCACGCTGCTCGAGGCGTACGGCGCCGAACTGGTGAAGATCCCCAACAGCGAGTTCACCGACCCGGCGTTCCTGCCCGTCTTCCTCGAGAGGATCCAGGCGGACAACCCCGACGCGTTCTTCGCGAACCAGCTCGGCAACCCCGCGAACCCGCAGGTGCACTACGAGACCACCGGGCCGGAGATCTGGCGCGACACCGACGGCGAGGTCGCCGCGATCGTGGGCGGCGTCGGCACGGGCGGCACCATCTCAGGCACGGGCCGCTTCCTCAAAGAGCAGAACCCGGACGTCTTCGTAGCGGTCGCCGAACCGGGCCCCGGCTCGCTGCCGACTCCTGAGAACCCGTACCCCGCCGAGATCGACGGCGTGCACAAGGTCAGCGAGGTCGAGGCCGAGTTCCTGCCGGGCAACTACGACCTGGCTATCGCCGACGAGGTGATCGCGCTCGAGACGCAACAGGCGCGCGAGACCGCGCGCGCTCTGGCCCGTGAGGAGGGCCTTCTCATCGGCACCTCGAGCGGCGCCATCGTCTACGCGGCCACGCAGCTCGCCGCCCGCCCCGAGTTCGCCGGCCGCATCATCGTCGCCGTCCTGCCGGACACCGGCGAGCGCTACCTGTCGGCAGGCACCTTCGGGTGA